A single genomic interval of Suncus etruscus isolate mSunEtr1 chromosome 10, mSunEtr1.pri.cur, whole genome shotgun sequence harbors:
- the LOC126020253 gene encoding basic salivary proline-rich protein 2-like, whose protein sequence is MSLPSAPAEVRAAEWLDLLLSGLSSNIHKVGPDSLRASDKAPRLADRTGRPTTGRDANSARRDPPPTRRGEARDAVGQEERAPPLGTPPPRGLERRTLRLPVGRAEAEGGAADPRGPNAPSRIAREGFLRRGGATPEALGERHPSVCAEPAGGPAVPPPRQLGQRPPPARTRGRLSPQRGEGGKQRRARGGLSLRGPGRPRGDPADTTAPTTVAHAPATPWDYAGCVRARARGRPPQDGSPTPPSSPKLDRLDPPPSGPRGRTTTKRRAGARVRSVRKAQFDTGKHSAREREATPPTRPRAPDGRPGALQGHHRRPGGSAATARHRAAPLTPPPRRRGSRLKKTTTRGLSAASEGPRPSAKRAGSGRIPHPCAHPRHTRCGEKRGARWQSEKIGPIRHECPSVPRLARLRPGPGERDTTTSISLGGLGGATSHGPRASGEAERKDANPPLRGKERPPRGGGQRTKQPTSRGGRGEEPVSASNPPRHSGPDHWAPDRRTLPPRSESA, encoded by the exons ATGTCGTTGCCTTCAGCTCCAGCAGAAGTGCGGGCCGCAGAGTGGCTG GACCTTCTCTTATCAGGCCTTAGTTCCAACATCCACAAGGTGGGTCCTGATAGCCTTAGGGCTAGTGACAAAG CCCCTCGCCTCGCCGACCGTACCGGGCGCCCGACGACCGGCCGGGACGCCAACTCGGCCCGGCGGGACCCTCCCCCGACTCGGAGGGGGGAGGCGCGGGACGCGGTAGGCCAAGAGGAGCGGGCGCCGCCGCTCGGCACACCCCCGCCGCGGGGGCTCGAACGGCGGACCCTCCGGCTACCGGTGGGGCGCGCAGAGGCGGAAGGAGGGGCGGCGGACCCAAGGGGACCGAACGCACCCTCTCGGATCGCTAGAGAAGGCTTCCTCCGCCGAGGGGGCGCCACCCCCGAAGCCCTAGGCGAGCGACACCC GTCCGTGTGTGCCGAGCCCGCGGGGGGACCCGCCGTCCCCCCGCCACGGCAGCTCGGCCAGCGGCCCCCGCCCGCCAGGACGAGGGGCCGGCTCTCCCCCCAACGAGGAGAAGGGGGAAAGCAACGACGGGCTCGGGGAGGCCTATCTTTAAGAGGCCCCGGTCGCCCCCGAGGGGACCCCGCCGACACAACGGCACCCACCACTGTCGCTCACGCGCCCGCAACGCCGTGGGACTATGCTGGCTGCGTGCGGGCACGCGCCCGGGGCCGGCCGCCGCAGGACGGCAGCCCGACACCCCCATCATCGCCAAAGCTCGACCGCCTCGACCCCCCCCCGAGCGGTCCTCGGGGGAGAACGACCACCAAACGCCGTGCCGGAGCGCGGGTAAGGTCAGTGAGGAAAGCCCAGTTCGACACGGGAAAGCACAGCGCCAGGGAACGGGAAGCGACACCACCAACTCGGCCTCGGGCACCTGACGGACGACCTGGAGCGCTCCAGGGGCACCACCGAAGACCGGGTGGAAGCGCGGCAACGGCGCGACACCGGGCGGCCCCCCTAACACCTCCGCCGCGGAGGCGGGGGAGCCGGCTCAAGAAGACCACCACGCGAGGGCTGTCTGCTGCGTCAGAGGGACCCCGGCCCTCAGCGAAGAGAGCGGGGTCGGGCCGGATTCCGCACCCCTGCGCCCACCCACGACACACCCGGTGCGGGGAGAAGCGAGGGGCCCGCTGGCAGAGCGAGAAGATCGGTCCCATTCGCCATGAATGTCCGTCCGTCCCTCGTCTGGCGCGGCTTAGGCCCGGCCCAGGAGAGCGCGACACCACCACATCGATCAGTTTGGGGGGGCTAGGAGGAGCGACCTCGCACGGCCCCCGGGCCTccggagaggcagagagaaaagaTGCGAACCCCCCCTTAAGGGGGAAGGAACGCCCCCCGAGGGGAGGCGGGCAGAGGACAAAACAACCCACGTCCCGCGGTGGGAGAGGTGAGGAGCCCGTTTCAGCCTCGAACCCGCCTCGCCACTCAGGGCCAGACCACTGGGCACCGGACAGGAGAACGCTCCCCCCCAGGAGCGAGAGCGCCTGA